From Labilithrix sp., a single genomic window includes:
- a CDS encoding Hsp70 family protein — MALLDRAVGIDLGTTNSEVAWLPPSEREITIYADRFGRKTVPSAVAWDAKQSAFVVGHAARSKRGTGEAPIESVKRKMGQKTTVAVGPHQLNPEEVSSKILIELRDRIRETLKPMKAGNSTVELPVTRAVITVPAYFDAPQVEATRRAGELAGLDVIGILQEPTAAAIYHTWKRRLEDGNFLVYDLGGGTFDVSILRCVGGEYQVLAIDGDNFLGGDDFDRRYAEHLRKQLVEKGYSLDLDVKNNDEDRRIFGRLVHLAQEIKESLSTTEVAHVSKNDIVKDKAGESVSFEGDIGRADYEEIIADLVETTMACCERALARAREVANVGAEEIDHVILVGGSTRVPLVVKRVTAAYCKRSPEPLRDDVDTCVALGAAVHAAHVGGTRLVDEASKSRVRITSPLVAQGNKLRLTVAVEEAPKTAAHLAVWEGENPLGEAPIPKPGETVRFEVPLGEAEETAATLALQTSVGAPLAELPLVLHRGDLRPRPTALSRASVIAKDVALEVVRGGKRDRKILLARGTGLPAQVTHMFFTADQSGAVVLRILQNRLPIKTLAIDVPRELPVGSPVEVVLRCDESMRLEAKATVGAQQIQAHIEPPPNETAADAGDIEQLLDRAEKAKRALWGGLGEAFAAEADRLVVGIREVLHTDPDKLVALSERLRHLIDEFHGGVGEALVPPMARMETAFHSLRLVAYRAEGALLGMSKMEWEKRIDTLYDKALEAHSAADGPTWRRIYNEVQALCETAYQEEFSQIRMDDPAYILRRTMSLSWRSQQVERQLADLVPSTTDEIRVMQANEQKRIEKWLADGVKKPLEALKEGQESDDPKKKKETTELRRLVEKIDTEIERIEAAVERLPSIGLVTDRGSGA; from the coding sequence ATGGCTCTCCTCGATCGCGCGGTCGGTATCGATCTCGGAACCACCAACTCCGAGGTCGCGTGGCTCCCACCGTCGGAGCGCGAGATCACCATCTACGCCGATCGCTTCGGCCGCAAGACGGTGCCGTCCGCCGTGGCGTGGGACGCGAAGCAGAGCGCGTTCGTCGTCGGCCACGCCGCGCGCAGCAAGCGCGGGACCGGCGAGGCCCCGATCGAGTCGGTGAAGCGCAAGATGGGCCAGAAGACGACGGTCGCGGTCGGGCCGCACCAGCTCAACCCGGAGGAGGTGAGCTCGAAGATCCTCATCGAGCTCCGCGACCGCATCCGCGAGACGCTGAAGCCGATGAAAGCGGGAAATTCGACCGTCGAGCTGCCCGTCACGCGCGCGGTGATCACCGTGCCCGCCTACTTCGACGCGCCGCAGGTCGAGGCGACGCGGCGCGCGGGCGAGCTCGCGGGCCTCGACGTGATCGGCATCCTCCAGGAGCCGACCGCAGCCGCGATTTACCACACGTGGAAGCGCCGCCTCGAGGACGGCAACTTCCTCGTCTACGACCTCGGCGGCGGCACCTTCGACGTCTCGATCCTCCGCTGCGTCGGCGGCGAGTACCAGGTCCTCGCGATCGACGGCGACAACTTCCTCGGCGGCGACGACTTCGATCGCCGCTACGCGGAGCACCTGCGGAAGCAGCTCGTCGAGAAGGGCTACTCGCTCGACCTCGACGTGAAGAACAACGACGAGGACCGGCGCATCTTCGGGCGGCTCGTCCACCTCGCGCAGGAGATCAAGGAGTCGCTCTCCACGACCGAAGTAGCGCACGTCAGCAAGAACGACATCGTGAAGGACAAGGCGGGCGAGAGCGTCTCGTTCGAGGGCGACATCGGCCGCGCCGACTACGAGGAGATCATCGCCGACCTCGTCGAGACGACGATGGCCTGCTGCGAGCGCGCGCTCGCCCGCGCGCGCGAGGTCGCGAACGTGGGGGCGGAGGAGATCGACCACGTCATCCTCGTCGGCGGGTCCACGCGCGTGCCGCTCGTGGTGAAGCGCGTGACCGCGGCGTACTGCAAGCGATCGCCGGAGCCGCTCCGCGACGACGTCGACACGTGCGTCGCGCTCGGCGCCGCGGTCCACGCCGCCCACGTCGGCGGGACGCGCCTCGTCGACGAGGCGTCGAAGTCGCGCGTGCGCATCACGTCTCCGCTCGTCGCGCAGGGGAACAAGCTTCGCCTCACCGTCGCGGTCGAGGAGGCGCCGAAGACGGCGGCCCACCTCGCGGTCTGGGAGGGCGAGAACCCCCTCGGCGAAGCGCCGATCCCGAAGCCGGGCGAGACGGTGCGCTTCGAGGTGCCGCTCGGTGAGGCGGAGGAGACCGCGGCGACGCTCGCGCTCCAGACCTCGGTCGGCGCGCCGCTCGCGGAGCTGCCGCTCGTGCTCCATCGCGGCGACCTCCGCCCGCGGCCGACCGCGCTCTCGCGCGCCTCCGTCATCGCGAAGGACGTCGCGCTCGAGGTCGTCCGCGGCGGCAAGCGCGATCGCAAGATCCTCCTCGCGCGCGGCACCGGCCTCCCCGCGCAGGTGACGCACATGTTCTTCACCGCCGACCAGAGCGGCGCCGTCGTCCTCCGCATCCTGCAGAACCGCCTCCCGATCAAGACGCTCGCGATCGACGTGCCGCGGGAGCTCCCCGTCGGCAGCCCGGTCGAGGTCGTGCTGCGCTGCGACGAGTCGATGCGGCTCGAGGCGAAGGCCACCGTCGGAGCGCAGCAGATCCAGGCGCACATCGAGCCGCCGCCGAACGAGACCGCCGCCGACGCTGGCGACATCGAGCAGCTCCTCGATCGCGCGGAGAAGGCGAAGCGCGCGCTGTGGGGCGGCCTCGGCGAGGCCTTCGCGGCGGAGGCCGATCGCCTCGTCGTCGGCATCCGCGAGGTGCTCCACACCGATCCCGACAAGCTCGTCGCGCTCTCGGAGCGGCTCCGTCACCTCATCGACGAGTTCCACGGCGGCGTCGGCGAGGCGCTCGTCCCGCCGATGGCGCGGATGGAAACGGCCTTCCATTCGCTCCGCCTCGTCGCGTACCGCGCGGAGGGCGCGCTCCTCGGGATGTCGAAGATGGAGTGGGAGAAGCGCATCGACACGCTCTACGACAAGGCCCTCGAGGCCCACTCCGCCGCCGACGGCCCGACCTGGCGCCGCATCTACAACGAGGTCCAGGCGCTCTGCGAGACCGCCTACCAGGAGGAGTTCTCGCAGATCCGGATGGACGATCCCGCGTACATCCTCCGTCGCACGATGAGCCTGTCGTGGCGCTCGCAGCAGGTCGAGCGCCAGCTCGCGGACCTGGTGCCGAGCACGACCGACGAGATCCGCGTGATGCAGGCGAACGAGCAGAAGCGGATCGAGAAGTGGCTCGCCGACGGCGTGAAGAAGCCGCTCGAGGCGCTGAAGGAAGGCCAGGAGTCGGACGATCCGAAGAAGAAGAAGGAGACGACCGAGCTCCGCCGCCTCGTCGAGAAGATCGACACGGAGATCGAGCGGATCGAAGCCGCGGTCGAGCGCCTCCCCTCCATCGGCCTCGTCACCGATCGAGGCTCCGGCGCGTGA
- a CDS encoding NAD(P)/FAD-dependent oxidoreductase gives MPKKRVIIVGGGFGGLEVAKSLESCDVEILLVDRTNYHLFQPLLYQVAMAGLSPAEIASPIRGILAEQKNVRVVLGEVTRIDLTAREVFIGKEEDAKGEPYDWLVLAVGAQNSYFGHDEWESFAPGLKSLEDALEIRRRVLLAFEQAERVTEPSERARLLTFAVIGGGPTGVEMCGAIAELARFVLSKDFRAADVRSAKTILIEAGPRILTSFPEDLAQSAVEQLAEIGVEVRTNARVVAIDREGVELDVGDADDLPGLGKGRERTRIEASTVLWGAGVRASDLAKGLGVPLDKQGRVIVGKDCALADHPEVFAIGDMARFEEKGEVLPGVSPVAMQQGRYVARIIRFEAESDGRPPRDAFWYLDKGSMATIGRSRAIAYARGIKMSGFVAWLAWLFIHVFYLIGFRNRFVVLVNWFWSYLSYKRGARLITATGWRPSQTPPDRRLTTG, from the coding sequence ATGCCTAAAAAACGCGTGATCATCGTGGGCGGCGGCTTCGGCGGGCTCGAGGTCGCGAAGTCGCTCGAGTCGTGCGACGTCGAGATCCTGCTCGTCGACCGGACGAACTACCACCTCTTCCAGCCGCTCCTCTATCAGGTCGCGATGGCGGGCCTGTCGCCGGCGGAGATCGCGTCGCCGATCCGAGGGATCCTCGCCGAGCAGAAGAACGTCCGCGTCGTCCTCGGCGAGGTCACGCGCATCGATCTCACCGCGCGGGAGGTCTTCATCGGCAAGGAGGAAGACGCGAAGGGTGAGCCCTACGACTGGCTCGTGCTCGCGGTCGGCGCGCAGAATTCGTACTTCGGCCACGACGAGTGGGAGAGCTTCGCCCCCGGCCTCAAGTCGCTCGAGGACGCGCTCGAGATCCGGCGCCGCGTGCTCCTCGCGTTCGAGCAGGCCGAGCGCGTGACGGAGCCGAGCGAACGCGCGCGCCTCCTCACGTTCGCGGTGATCGGCGGCGGGCCGACCGGCGTCGAGATGTGCGGCGCGATCGCGGAGCTCGCGCGCTTCGTGCTCTCGAAGGACTTCCGCGCCGCCGACGTCCGCTCGGCGAAGACGATCCTCATCGAGGCGGGGCCGCGCATCCTCACGAGCTTCCCGGAGGACCTCGCCCAGAGCGCGGTCGAGCAGCTCGCCGAGATCGGCGTCGAGGTCCGCACCAACGCGCGCGTCGTCGCGATCGACCGCGAGGGCGTCGAGCTCGACGTCGGCGACGCCGACGATCTCCCCGGCCTCGGCAAGGGCCGCGAGCGCACGCGGATCGAGGCCTCGACCGTGCTCTGGGGCGCGGGCGTTCGCGCGAGCGATCTCGCGAAGGGGCTCGGCGTCCCGCTCGACAAGCAGGGCCGCGTGATCGTCGGCAAGGACTGCGCGCTCGCGGACCACCCCGAGGTGTTCGCGATCGGCGACATGGCGCGCTTCGAGGAGAAGGGAGAGGTGCTCCCCGGCGTGAGCCCGGTCGCGATGCAGCAAGGTCGCTACGTCGCGCGCATCATCCGCTTCGAGGCCGAGAGCGACGGCCGTCCGCCCCGCGACGCGTTCTGGTACCTCGACAAAGGCTCGATGGCGACGATCGGGCGCTCGCGCGCGATCGCCTACGCGCGCGGGATCAAGATGAGCGGCTTCGTCGCGTGGCTCGCGTGGCTCTTCATCCACGTCTTCTATCTGATCGGCTTCCGGAACCGGTTCGTCGTGCTCGTGAACTGGTTCTGGTCGTACCTCTCGTACAAGCGCGGCGCGCGGCTCATCACCGCGACCGGCTGGCGTCCGAGCCAGACGCCGCCCGATCGCCGATTGACTACGGGTTAG
- a CDS encoding M2 family metallopeptidase has translation MRLSSLFVSVSTVLLAVACGGSDPPPVAPCPKCEPATAQPVTATPPAAATPEEAKRFIEQVDKDLRRLWTARDQAGWVSLNFVTEDSEALAAAGEEATAAYVTDAIQKAHRFDGLTGIDPVTARQLMLLKLAQVVPAPSNADERGELAKISTSMTATYAKGEYCPKAGSALAKTWKPAVPGTCMKLDDLNRVLKKSRSWDELTEAWAGWHAIAPVMRDKYARYAELGNKGAKEIGFADMGALWRSGYDMPPDAFEADVERLWNDVKPLYDELHCYTRKKLRAKYGADKIKDKAPIPAQLLGNMWAQEWANVYDLVEPYPGQGSLDVDKKLKAKKYDAVKMVKLGEAFFTSLGLDPLPDTFWKRSLFTRPKDREVMCHASAWDVSWNDDLRIKMCIEPTEEDLITIHHELGHDYYFHYYYKLPILFQQGANDGFHEGIGDTLALSVTPEYLKGLGLLDAVPKGDKGHINFQMKMALEKIAFLPFGLLIDKWRWDVFSGKTPKDKYNDAWWALRKKYQGIDAPVARSEADFDPGAKMHVPGSTPYVRYFLARIYQFQFHRALCKAAGHTGPLDTCSIYNNKEAGKKLRAMLELGQSKPWPEALAVLSGETKADASALVEYFAPLRTFLKDQNKGEQCGW, from the coding sequence ATGCGTCTCTCGAGCCTCTTCGTGTCCGTCTCCACCGTCCTCCTCGCCGTCGCGTGCGGCGGAAGCGATCCGCCGCCCGTCGCGCCGTGCCCGAAGTGCGAGCCGGCGACGGCGCAGCCCGTGACGGCGACGCCGCCGGCCGCCGCGACGCCGGAGGAGGCGAAGAGGTTCATCGAGCAAGTCGACAAGGACCTCCGCCGGCTGTGGACCGCGCGCGATCAGGCCGGGTGGGTGAGCCTCAACTTCGTCACCGAGGACTCGGAGGCGCTCGCGGCGGCGGGGGAGGAGGCGACCGCGGCCTACGTCACCGACGCGATCCAGAAGGCGCATCGCTTCGACGGATTGACGGGGATCGATCCCGTCACCGCGCGGCAGCTCATGCTCCTCAAGCTCGCGCAGGTCGTCCCCGCGCCGTCGAACGCCGACGAGCGCGGCGAGCTCGCGAAGATCTCGACGAGCATGACCGCGACCTACGCGAAGGGCGAGTACTGCCCGAAGGCCGGCTCCGCGCTCGCGAAGACGTGGAAGCCCGCCGTGCCGGGCACGTGCATGAAGCTCGACGATCTGAACCGCGTCCTCAAGAAGAGCCGCAGCTGGGACGAGCTCACCGAGGCGTGGGCCGGCTGGCACGCGATCGCGCCGGTGATGCGCGACAAGTACGCGCGCTACGCCGAGCTCGGGAACAAGGGCGCGAAGGAGATCGGCTTCGCGGACATGGGCGCGCTCTGGCGCTCCGGCTACGACATGCCGCCCGACGCGTTCGAGGCCGACGTCGAGCGGCTGTGGAACGACGTGAAGCCGCTCTACGACGAGCTCCACTGCTACACGCGGAAGAAGCTCCGCGCGAAGTACGGCGCCGACAAGATCAAGGACAAGGCGCCGATCCCGGCGCAGCTCCTCGGCAACATGTGGGCGCAGGAGTGGGCCAACGTCTACGACCTCGTCGAGCCGTACCCGGGGCAGGGATCGCTCGACGTCGACAAGAAGCTGAAGGCGAAGAAGTACGACGCGGTGAAGATGGTGAAGCTCGGCGAGGCGTTCTTCACCTCGCTCGGCCTCGATCCGCTGCCGGACACGTTCTGGAAGCGCTCGCTCTTCACGCGCCCGAAGGACCGCGAGGTCATGTGCCACGCGAGCGCGTGGGACGTCTCCTGGAACGACGACCTCCGCATCAAGATGTGCATCGAGCCGACGGAGGAGGACCTCATCACGATCCACCACGAGCTCGGGCACGACTACTACTTCCACTACTACTACAAGCTCCCGATCCTCTTTCAGCAGGGCGCCAACGACGGCTTCCACGAGGGCATCGGCGACACGCTCGCGCTCTCCGTCACGCCCGAGTACCTGAAGGGCCTCGGCCTCCTCGACGCGGTGCCGAAGGGCGACAAGGGGCACATCAACTTCCAGATGAAGATGGCGCTCGAGAAGATCGCCTTCCTCCCGTTCGGCCTCCTGATCGACAAGTGGCGCTGGGACGTCTTCTCCGGGAAGACGCCGAAGGACAAGTACAACGACGCGTGGTGGGCGCTCCGGAAGAAGTACCAGGGCATCGACGCGCCGGTGGCGCGCAGCGAAGCGGACTTCGATCCCGGCGCGAAGATGCACGTGCCCGGCTCGACGCCGTACGTCCGCTACTTCCTCGCGCGCATCTACCAGTTCCAGTTCCACCGCGCGCTCTGCAAGGCGGCGGGGCACACCGGACCGCTCGACACGTGCAGCATCTACAACAACAAAGAGGCGGGGAAGAAGCTCCGCGCGATGCTGGAGCTGGGGCAGAGCAAGCCGTGGCCGGAGGCGCTCGCCGTGCTCTCGGGGGAGACGAAGGCGGACGCGTCCGCGCTGGTCGAGTACTTCGCGCCGCTCCGCACCTTCTTGAAGGATCAGAACAAAGGCGAGCAGTGCGGCTGGTGA
- a CDS encoding Uma2 family endonuclease — protein sequence MGQTYVPLEEFLVEEANDPSGIRREWVDGHVYAMSGATPEHGRLVGAVIAELRTALRGRCTVRDGSVAVHVAVTRSGLRPDVSVVCGPIMKTVVEKNGRVEGEAITNPCILVEVLSESTERDDRGWKFRDYRTLSSLDEYVLVSQATRRIEVFRRSTGWQCEPAESGATITLHGVPLSVDAIYDE from the coding sequence ATGGGTCAGACGTACGTTCCGCTCGAGGAGTTCCTCGTCGAGGAGGCGAACGATCCGAGCGGGATACGACGCGAGTGGGTCGACGGCCACGTGTACGCGATGTCGGGGGCGACGCCGGAGCACGGGAGACTCGTCGGCGCCGTCATCGCCGAGCTCCGCACCGCGCTGCGCGGCCGCTGTACGGTGAGGGATGGCTCGGTCGCGGTCCATGTCGCGGTCACGCGGTCGGGGCTCCGGCCGGATGTCAGCGTCGTCTGCGGTCCGATCATGAAGACGGTGGTCGAGAAGAACGGACGGGTCGAGGGCGAGGCGATCACGAACCCATGCATCCTCGTCGAGGTCCTCTCCGAGTCGACGGAGCGCGACGACCGCGGCTGGAAGTTCCGCGACTACCGCACGCTCTCGTCGCTCGACGAGTACGTGCTCGTGTCCCAAGCGACGCGCCGAATCGAGGTCTTCCGCCGCTCGACGGGCTGGCAGTGCGAGCCCGCGGAGTCAGGGGCGACGATCACGCTTCATGGTGTCCCCCTCTCGGTCGACGCGATCTACGATGAGTGA
- a CDS encoding serine/threonine protein kinase, translating to MAQYGTPAYGMQPYGSPINIGDIVDKYRVERVLGVGAMGLVAAGRHTTLDQVVAIKFLIEHKFGTPEESIQRFLAEARAAAKIESDYVCRVSDVGMLSSGIPFMIMEYLEGNDLEEEIMNRGPLDFGEACDYVLQALDAIAAAHSLGVVHRDLKPANLFLARRPDGSRRVKVLDFGISKADGVGKQRITRETRSLGTPAYMPPEQVREPMTVDHRADLWALGAILYEVITGQMAFVGNTVKEVLDRVMFEEPCPMPQLRPDVPPQLVYAVQRALTRDRDQRWPSAAMFARAISPFGSVGVVGALANVQREVGSLSRISAVSAVRLAPALAPALAPPSGTQPPPSSRRPQDVYEQNRRHIVVQGWTAQQSRKRQERGILLGVVAALFLAGAVAVALYFFVPIKVQRPLRSSPPRSVHPAPNSSGLAPR from the coding sequence GTGGCGCAGTACGGGACACCCGCGTACGGCATGCAACCGTACGGGTCGCCGATCAACATCGGCGACATCGTCGACAAGTATCGCGTCGAGCGCGTCCTCGGCGTCGGTGCGATGGGTCTCGTCGCCGCCGGCCGTCACACGACGCTCGATCAGGTCGTCGCGATCAAGTTCCTGATCGAGCACAAGTTCGGGACGCCGGAGGAGTCGATCCAGCGCTTCCTCGCGGAGGCGCGCGCGGCGGCGAAGATCGAGTCGGACTACGTGTGCCGCGTCTCGGACGTGGGCATGCTCTCGAGCGGCATCCCGTTCATGATCATGGAGTACCTCGAGGGCAACGACCTCGAGGAGGAGATCATGAACCGAGGTCCGCTCGACTTCGGGGAGGCGTGCGACTACGTCCTCCAGGCGCTCGACGCGATCGCGGCCGCGCACTCGCTCGGCGTCGTCCATCGCGATCTGAAGCCCGCGAACCTGTTCCTCGCGCGGCGGCCCGACGGCTCGCGGCGGGTGAAGGTGCTCGACTTCGGGATCTCGAAGGCGGACGGCGTCGGCAAGCAACGCATCACGCGCGAGACGCGGAGCCTCGGCACGCCGGCGTACATGCCGCCGGAGCAGGTGCGCGAGCCGATGACGGTCGATCACCGCGCCGATCTCTGGGCGCTCGGCGCGATCCTCTACGAGGTGATTACCGGTCAAATGGCTTTTGTCGGGAACACCGTCAAAGAGGTGCTGGACCGCGTGATGTTCGAGGAGCCGTGCCCGATGCCCCAGCTCCGCCCCGACGTGCCGCCGCAGCTCGTCTACGCCGTGCAGCGCGCGCTCACGCGCGATCGCGATCAGCGCTGGCCGAGCGCGGCGATGTTCGCGCGCGCGATCTCGCCGTTCGGCTCCGTCGGCGTCGTCGGCGCGCTCGCGAACGTGCAGCGCGAGGTCGGCTCGCTGTCGCGCATCTCCGCCGTGTCGGCGGTGCGCCTCGCCCCTGCGCTCGCCCCCGCGCTCGCGCCGCCGAGCGGTACGCAGCCGCCGCCGTCGTCGCGACGACCCCAGGACGTCTACGAGCAGAACCGCCGCCACATCGTCGTGCAGGGATGGACCGCGCAGCAGTCGCGGAAGCGGCAGGAGCGTGGCATCCTGCTCGGCGTCGTCGCCGCGCTGTTCCTCGCCGGCGCGGTCGCGGTGGCGCTCTACTTCTTCGTGCCGATCAAGGTGCAGCGCCCCTTGCGGTCGTCGCCGCCCAGATCCGTGCATCCTGCACCCAATTCGAGCGGTTTAGCGCCTCGCTGA
- a CDS encoding LamG domain-containing protein, with protein sequence MPTGEARFLSRRNGTLALRVDTEGRWSFHWNQVATDSAKIADSAPLDTTSWHHLAATHDGATAKLFVDHVLRATAALPTVRFDATGLDVGGNGRPPESAFANAVIDDVRLYDRALSADEIARL encoded by the coding sequence ATGCCGACGGGCGAGGCGAGGTTCCTCAGCCGGCGCAACGGCACGCTGGCCCTCCGCGTGGACACCGAAGGACGTTGGTCCTTCCACTGGAATCAGGTCGCTACCGACAGCGCGAAGATCGCCGACTCGGCGCCGCTCGACACGACTTCGTGGCATCACCTCGCCGCGACGCACGACGGCGCCACCGCGAAGCTGTTCGTCGATCACGTCCTGCGCGCGACGGCGGCGTTGCCGACGGTGCGCTTCGACGCCACCGGGTTGGACGTCGGCGGGAATGGAAGGCCACCGGAATCGGCGTTCGCGAACGCCGTGATCGACGACGTCCGCCTCTACGACCGCGCGTTGTCGGCCGACGAGATCGCTCGGCTCTGA
- a CDS encoding serine/threonine protein kinase, which translates to MTAAAQAQDEPLIIGRYALFDVLASGGMATVHLGRLLGKEGFGRTVAVKRLHAHFTSDQEFVTMFMDEARIVARIRHPNVVPMVDVIETPGPAVLGGRETGGLFLVMEYVHGETFSRLLRACRNAQAIVPIKVLASILHGVLLGLHAAHETRGSASELIDVVHRDVSPQNIIIGADGVARVLDFGVAKAAGRAQVTREGQIKGKLAYMSPEQIRGKVDRRADVFACGVVLWEALSGKRLHEGARDVEIVTRIMQGAFAKPSEVRSDVSADLDAIVMRGLAADPDKRYQTAREMALDLERKVGLAPASEVGLWVEKFAETALRVRAERIEAMEKAAGALAPAVSVPPPPPAPPPPSGYSSAPMLPLSQPAQEVSGVTGTPIGTEVPIAPRTQKDLAPLIALVSFMVALAIIGFVLMGLSFAHRASATPAPSVSASTSTPPSPPSALPDLAPDVTPSATPESTPEPPAPAADASPPPKPAWLPAPQPKPKPSCEPFTIDSQGHRKYNLECIPKD; encoded by the coding sequence GTGACGGCGGCGGCGCAGGCACAAGACGAGCCGCTCATCATCGGGCGGTACGCGCTGTTCGACGTGCTCGCGTCGGGCGGGATGGCCACCGTCCATCTCGGTCGACTGCTCGGCAAGGAGGGGTTCGGTCGCACGGTCGCGGTCAAGCGCCTGCACGCGCACTTCACGAGCGATCAGGAGTTCGTGACGATGTTCATGGACGAGGCGCGCATCGTCGCGCGCATCCGTCATCCGAACGTCGTCCCGATGGTCGACGTCATCGAGACGCCGGGGCCCGCCGTGCTCGGCGGACGGGAGACGGGCGGGCTGTTCCTCGTCATGGAGTACGTCCACGGCGAGACGTTCTCGCGCCTCCTCCGCGCGTGTCGCAACGCGCAGGCGATCGTGCCGATCAAGGTGCTCGCGTCGATCCTGCACGGCGTGCTCCTCGGGCTTCACGCGGCGCACGAGACGCGCGGCTCGGCGAGCGAGCTCATCGATGTCGTGCATCGCGACGTGTCCCCGCAGAACATCATCATCGGCGCCGACGGCGTCGCGCGCGTCCTCGACTTCGGCGTCGCGAAGGCGGCGGGTCGCGCGCAGGTCACGCGCGAAGGTCAGATCAAGGGCAAGCTCGCGTACATGTCGCCCGAGCAGATCCGCGGCAAGGTCGATCGCCGCGCGGACGTCTTCGCGTGCGGCGTCGTGCTGTGGGAGGCGCTCTCGGGGAAGCGGCTCCACGAGGGCGCGCGCGACGTCGAGATCGTCACCCGCATCATGCAGGGTGCGTTCGCGAAGCCGAGCGAGGTTCGCAGCGACGTGAGCGCGGATCTCGACGCGATCGTCATGCGCGGCCTCGCGGCCGATCCAGACAAGCGCTACCAGACCGCGCGCGAGATGGCGCTCGATCTCGAACGCAAGGTGGGCCTCGCGCCGGCGAGCGAGGTCGGCCTCTGGGTCGAGAAGTTCGCCGAGACCGCGCTGCGCGTTCGCGCCGAGCGCATCGAGGCGATGGAGAAGGCGGCCGGCGCGCTCGCGCCCGCGGTCAGCGTTCCTCCGCCGCCCCCCGCGCCGCCGCCCCCGAGCGGCTACAGCTCCGCGCCGATGCTCCCGCTCTCGCAACCGGCGCAAGAGGTGAGCGGCGTGACGGGGACGCCGATCGGGACCGAGGTCCCGATCGCGCCGAGGACGCAGAAGGACCTCGCGCCGCTCATCGCGCTCGTGAGCTTCATGGTCGCCCTCGCGATCATCGGCTTCGTGCTCATGGGCCTATCGTTCGCGCACCGCGCCTCCGCGACCCCCGCCCCCTCCGTCTCCGCTTCCACTTCCACACCGCCAAGCCCCCCAAGCGCGCTCCCCGACCTCGCCCCCGACGTCACGCCGAGCGCAACCCCCGAGAGCACTCCCGAGCCCCCCGCCCCCGCCGCAGACGCCAGCCCTCCCCCAAAGCCCGCCTGGCTCCCCGCGCCCCAACCCAAACCCAAACCAAGCTGCGAACCCTTCACCATCGACAGCCAAGGCCACCGCAAATACAACCTCGAGTGCATCCCCAAAGACTGA
- a CDS encoding polysaccharide deacetylase family protein: protein MMRPTILAAALLAPVVLACGSDDSGPPGSERYPTAQVCPGKTSLRAIAGEDMAGSKLADKTLILTFDNGPSPATAAIETYLSTQSIRATFFVNGARAAESTITLDQVAADQHLLANRSNIDDDITKVPTDEMLKSITDTDALLKDRTPEAKLYFRSPYGHWNDAVSKAVQASPMNKYIGPVGWDIGNGLEPNVGSDVECWNTENPKTPEQCGDLFLKQIREKKKGIVLMHDGGGDQAKTADMLKYMIPILKGEGFKFARMDEVKLLPRSQTFEGDDGPGPGDQGPGGGGGGGDGTGGGDEYDPCANP, encoded by the coding sequence GTGATGCGACCTACCATCCTCGCCGCTGCGCTCCTCGCGCCCGTCGTCCTTGCTTGCGGCTCCGACGACAGCGGTCCCCCCGGCTCCGAGCGCTACCCGACCGCGCAGGTCTGCCCCGGCAAGACGTCGCTCCGCGCGATCGCAGGCGAAGACATGGCCGGCTCGAAGCTCGCCGACAAGACGCTCATCCTCACGTTCGACAACGGACCTTCACCCGCGACCGCGGCGATCGAGACGTACCTCTCGACGCAGTCGATCCGCGCGACGTTCTTCGTCAACGGCGCGAGGGCGGCGGAGAGCACGATCACGCTCGATCAGGTCGCCGCCGATCAGCACCTCCTCGCGAACCGGAGCAACATCGACGACGACATCACGAAGGTGCCGACCGACGAGATGCTCAAGAGCATCACCGACACCGACGCGCTCCTCAAGGACCGCACCCCCGAGGCGAAGCTCTACTTCCGATCGCCGTACGGACACTGGAACGACGCGGTCTCGAAGGCGGTGCAGGCGAGCCCGATGAACAAGTACATCGGGCCGGTCGGCTGGGACATCGGCAACGGGCTCGAGCCCAACGTCGGCTCCGACGTCGAGTGCTGGAACACGGAAAACCCGAAAACCCCGGAACAGTGCGGCGACCTCTTCCTCAAGCAGATCCGCGAGAAGAAGAAGGGCATCGTGCTCATGCACGACGGCGGGGGCGATCAGGCCAAGACCGCCGACATGCTGAAGTACATGATCCCGATCCTGAAGGGGGAGGGCTTCAAGTTCGCGCGCATGGACGAGGTGAAGCTCCTCCCGCGGAGCCAGACGTTCGAGGGCGACGACGGTCCCGGGCCGGGCGATCAGGGGCCGGGCGGCGGTGGCGGCGGCGGTGACGGGACCGGCGGCGGCGACGAGTACGATCCCTGCGCTAACCCGTAG